In one Silene latifolia isolate original U9 population chromosome 10, ASM4854445v1, whole genome shotgun sequence genomic region, the following are encoded:
- the LOC141605967 gene encoding transcriptional corepressor LEUNIG-like isoform X12, which produces MSQTNWEADKMLDVYIHDYFVKRKLHASANAFQQEGKVSTDPVAIDAPGGFLFEWWSVFWDIFIARTNDKHSDAAASYLETQVSKAREQQYLQQQKSQQLQQQQMQMMMRQNQQHPQQQQPRRDNAQLLNGNSNGVGNSDLLMRQNPGGSMNAVAAKIFEEKLKLPTQRDLSDDIKQKFMDNGGPRLDQNQASMLKSAGVGGHHPGQTLHGTVGGGISGNLQQFQNQSPQLPISGQDMKSEVNPIINGRASGQLGPEASLMGVPGSNQGGNSLTLKGWPLTGFEQLRPGLMPQQKSMIQSPQTLHPMQQQMLFQGQHNIASPSTELEARRLKMMFSNNQNQQLANNQQQSQISQNALSSPSPLVSNQINQVDNKIGVGSMTMEASTPNSFRGNDQASKSQMGRKRKQPMSSSGPANSSGTANTTGPSPSSAPSTPSTHTPGDVMSMSNLPHSGGSSRPPLMFGSDSVGTLTSAPNQLPDVNRFDDDATLDDNVASFLSHEEGDARDAISRNMEESKVTGFTVKQKASIQASTSKVNCCHFSADGKLLATGGHDKKAVLWLTDSQKHKSILEEHTHMITDVRFSPSMSRLATSSFDKTVRVWDSDNQGYSLRNFTGHSTSVMSLDFHPTEEDLICSNDSNGEIRIWSITKGSCPRVLEGATVMVRFQPVFAKCLAAASDSHVKIIDTQSFRCIEQLQGHAKKLHSICWHPSGERLACLSEDMVRVWRVGSSGSKWQCLHELNSNGNKFNTCVFHPVFPSLLIIGCYQNLELWDMVENKTMTVIAHEGLITSLTASTATGSFASASHDKCVKIWE; this is translated from the exons ATGTCACAGACTAATTGGGAAGCTGATAAAAT GTTAGATGTTTATATACATGATTATTTTGTGAAGAGGAAATTACATGCTTCTGCTAATGCTTTTCAGCAAGAAGGAAAAGTGTCTACTGATCCTGTTG CAATTGATGCTCCAGGGGGATTCCTTTTCGAGTGGTGGTCGGTGTTTTGGGACATTTTCATTGCAAGGACTAATGATAAGCACTCAGATGCAGCGGCGTCTTACCTTGAG ACTCAAGTATCCAAAGCTAGGGAGCAGCAATACTTACAGCAACAAAAATCCCAGCAACTCCAACAACAACAGATGCAAATGATGATGAGACAGAATCAACAGCATCCACAACAACAACAGCCCCGGAGAGACAATGCCCAGCTTTTAAATGGTAATTCCAATGGAGTTGGAAATTCTGATCTTCTTATGAGACAGAATCCTGGTGGATCTATGAATGCTGTGGCCGCAAAGATATTTGAAGAGAAATTAAAGCTTCCGACCCAGAGAGATCTTTCTGATGACATTAAG CAAAAGTTTATGGACAACGGGGGCCCACGTTTGGATCAAAACCAAGCATCAATGTTGAAATCAGCTGGAGTTGGTGGCCATCATCCAGG ACAAACTTTGCATGGGACTGTTGGAGGAGGCATCTCAGGAAATCTTCAGCAATTTCAGAATCAGAGTCCACAACTTCCAATTTCTGGACAA GATATGAAATCTGAAGTGAACCCAATTATAAATGGAAGAGCTAGTGGTCAACTTGGTCCAGAAGCGTCTTTGATGGGCGTTCCAG GGTCAAATCAAGGTGGAAACAGCCTGACACTGAAAGGATGGCCATTGACT GGATTTGAACAACTTCGACCTGGGCTTATGCCGCAGCAAAAGTCTATGATTCAGTCGCCCCAGACTTTGCACCCAATGCAACAACAAATGTTGTTTCAAGGACAACATAACATAGCATCTCCTTCCACGGAGCTCGAGGCTAGAAGGCTGAAAATGATGTTTAGTAATAACCAAAAT CAACAACTAgcaaacaaccaacaacaatcacAAATATCTCAAAACGCGTTGTCAAGCCCGTCGCCACTGGTTTCTAATCAGATCAATCAGGTTGATAATAAAATAGGGGTTGGAAGTATGACTATGGAGGCTAGTACTCCTAATTCATTTCGCGGAAATGATCAG GCTTCAAAAAGTCAGATGGGGAGGAAGAGGAAGCAACCAATGTCATCCTCGGGCCCTGCTAATAGCTCGGGTACGGCAAATACTACAGGCCCTTCACCCAGTTCAGCACCTTCAACGCCATCGACGCACACACCGGGCGATGTTATGTCTATGTCAAATTTACCACATAGTGGTGGTTCTTCGAGGCCCCCACTTATGTTTGGCTCTGATAGTGTAGGCACGCTTACATCAGCTCCGAATCAACTA CCTGATGTGAACCGATTTGATGATGATGCAACTTTGGATGATAATGTTGCATCATTCTTGTCTCACGAAGAGGGGGATGCAAGGGATGCTATTAGTCGGAATATGGAAGAAAGCAAAG TCACAGGTTTTACAGTCAAGCAGAAAGCGAGTATTCAGGCAAGCACTAGTAAAGTCAACTGTTGTCATTTCTCTGCAGACGGAAAACTGCTGGCCACCGGTGGCCATGATAAGAAG GCTGTGCTGTGGCTCACTGATAGTCAAAAGCATAAATCCATTCTTGAGGAACATACTCATATGATAACAGATGTTCGGTTTAGTCCAAGCATGTCACGGTTGGCAACATCATCGTTCGACAAAACTGTTCGGGTTTGGGATTCTGATAAT CAGGGCTATTCCCTTCGAAATTTCACAGGCCACTCTACATCTGTCATGTCATTAGATTTCCATCCAACAGAGGAGGATCTTATCTGCTCTAATGATTCAAATGGCGAGATACGGATCTGGAGTATTACAAAGGGCAGTTGTCCTAGGGTTTTAGAG GGGGCTACAGTAATGGTCAGATTTCAGCCTGTTTTTGCAAAATGTCTTGCGGCTGCTTCAGATTCACATGTTAAAATAATTGATACACAGAGCTTCCGATGCATTGAGCAGTTACAG GGCCATGCAAAAAAATTGCATTCCATCTGTTGGCATCCTTCTGGCGAACGTCTGGCATGCTTGAGCGAGGACATGGTAAGAGTGTGGAGAGTTGGTTCATCGGGCAGCAAATGGCAATGCCTGCATGAACTAAATAGCAATGGCAATAAGTTTAACACGTGTGTATTCCACCCTGTCTTCCCTTCTCTGCTTATCATAGGCTGTTACCAG AATTTGGAACTTTGGGATATGGTGGAAAACAAAACAATGACCGTAATAGCTCATGAAGGACTAATCACGTCCTTGACTGCATCTACTGCCACTGGGTCGTTCGCTTCTGCCAGCCACGACAAGTGTGTCAAGATATGGGAGTGA
- the LOC141605967 gene encoding transcriptional corepressor LEUNIG-like isoform X14, with translation MSQTNWEADKMLDVYIHDYFVKRKLHASANAFQQEGKVSTDPVAIDAPGGFLFEWWSVFWDIFIARTNDKHSDAAASYLETQVSKAREQQYLQQQKSQQLQQQQMQMMMRQNQQHPQQQQPRRDNAQLLNGNSNGVGNSDLLMRQNPGGSMNAVAAKIFEEKLKLPTQRDLSDDIKQKFMDNGGPRLDQNQASMLKSAGVGGHHPGQTLHGTVGGGISGNLQQFQNQSPQLPISGQQDMKSEVNPIINGRASGQLGPEASLMGVPGSNQGGNSLTLKGWPLTGFEQLRPGLMPQQKSMIQSPQTLHPMQQQMLFQGQHNIASPSTELEARRLKMMFSNNQNQQLANNQQQSQISQNALSSPSPLVSNQINQVDNKIGVGSMTMEASTPNSFRGNDQASKSQMGRKRKQPMSSSGPANSSGTANTTGPSPSSAPSTPSTHTPGDVMSMSNLPHSGGSSRPPLMFGSDSVGTLTSAPNQLPDVNRFDDDATLDDNVASFLSHEEGDARDAISRNMEESKVTGFTVKQKASIQASTSKVNCCHFSADGKLLATGGHDKKAVLWLTDSQKHKSILEEHTHMITDVRFSPSMSRLATSSFDKTVRVWDSDNGYSLRNFTGHSTSVMSLDFHPTEEDLICSNDSNGEIRIWSITKGSCPRVLEGATVMVRFQPVFAKCLAAASDSHVKIIDTQSFRCIEQLQGHAKKLHSICWHPSGERLACLSEDMVRVWRVGSSGSKWQCLHELNSNGNKFNTCVFHPVFPSLLIIGCYQNLELWDMVENKTMTVIAHEGLITSLTASTATGSFASASHDKCVKIWE, from the exons ATGTCACAGACTAATTGGGAAGCTGATAAAAT GTTAGATGTTTATATACATGATTATTTTGTGAAGAGGAAATTACATGCTTCTGCTAATGCTTTTCAGCAAGAAGGAAAAGTGTCTACTGATCCTGTTG CAATTGATGCTCCAGGGGGATTCCTTTTCGAGTGGTGGTCGGTGTTTTGGGACATTTTCATTGCAAGGACTAATGATAAGCACTCAGATGCAGCGGCGTCTTACCTTGAG ACTCAAGTATCCAAAGCTAGGGAGCAGCAATACTTACAGCAACAAAAATCCCAGCAACTCCAACAACAACAGATGCAAATGATGATGAGACAGAATCAACAGCATCCACAACAACAACAGCCCCGGAGAGACAATGCCCAGCTTTTAAATGGTAATTCCAATGGAGTTGGAAATTCTGATCTTCTTATGAGACAGAATCCTGGTGGATCTATGAATGCTGTGGCCGCAAAGATATTTGAAGAGAAATTAAAGCTTCCGACCCAGAGAGATCTTTCTGATGACATTAAG CAAAAGTTTATGGACAACGGGGGCCCACGTTTGGATCAAAACCAAGCATCAATGTTGAAATCAGCTGGAGTTGGTGGCCATCATCCAGG ACAAACTTTGCATGGGACTGTTGGAGGAGGCATCTCAGGAAATCTTCAGCAATTTCAGAATCAGAGTCCACAACTTCCAATTTCTGGACAA CAGGATATGAAATCTGAAGTGAACCCAATTATAAATGGAAGAGCTAGTGGTCAACTTGGTCCAGAAGCGTCTTTGATGGGCGTTCCAG GGTCAAATCAAGGTGGAAACAGCCTGACACTGAAAGGATGGCCATTGACT GGATTTGAACAACTTCGACCTGGGCTTATGCCGCAGCAAAAGTCTATGATTCAGTCGCCCCAGACTTTGCACCCAATGCAACAACAAATGTTGTTTCAAGGACAACATAACATAGCATCTCCTTCCACGGAGCTCGAGGCTAGAAGGCTGAAAATGATGTTTAGTAATAACCAAAAT CAACAACTAgcaaacaaccaacaacaatcacAAATATCTCAAAACGCGTTGTCAAGCCCGTCGCCACTGGTTTCTAATCAGATCAATCAGGTTGATAATAAAATAGGGGTTGGAAGTATGACTATGGAGGCTAGTACTCCTAATTCATTTCGCGGAAATGATCAG GCTTCAAAAAGTCAGATGGGGAGGAAGAGGAAGCAACCAATGTCATCCTCGGGCCCTGCTAATAGCTCGGGTACGGCAAATACTACAGGCCCTTCACCCAGTTCAGCACCTTCAACGCCATCGACGCACACACCGGGCGATGTTATGTCTATGTCAAATTTACCACATAGTGGTGGTTCTTCGAGGCCCCCACTTATGTTTGGCTCTGATAGTGTAGGCACGCTTACATCAGCTCCGAATCAACTA CCTGATGTGAACCGATTTGATGATGATGCAACTTTGGATGATAATGTTGCATCATTCTTGTCTCACGAAGAGGGGGATGCAAGGGATGCTATTAGTCGGAATATGGAAGAAAGCAAAG TCACAGGTTTTACAGTCAAGCAGAAAGCGAGTATTCAGGCAAGCACTAGTAAAGTCAACTGTTGTCATTTCTCTGCAGACGGAAAACTGCTGGCCACCGGTGGCCATGATAAGAAG GCTGTGCTGTGGCTCACTGATAGTCAAAAGCATAAATCCATTCTTGAGGAACATACTCATATGATAACAGATGTTCGGTTTAGTCCAAGCATGTCACGGTTGGCAACATCATCGTTCGACAAAACTGTTCGGGTTTGGGATTCTGATAAT GGCTATTCCCTTCGAAATTTCACAGGCCACTCTACATCTGTCATGTCATTAGATTTCCATCCAACAGAGGAGGATCTTATCTGCTCTAATGATTCAAATGGCGAGATACGGATCTGGAGTATTACAAAGGGCAGTTGTCCTAGGGTTTTAGAG GGGGCTACAGTAATGGTCAGATTTCAGCCTGTTTTTGCAAAATGTCTTGCGGCTGCTTCAGATTCACATGTTAAAATAATTGATACACAGAGCTTCCGATGCATTGAGCAGTTACAG GGCCATGCAAAAAAATTGCATTCCATCTGTTGGCATCCTTCTGGCGAACGTCTGGCATGCTTGAGCGAGGACATGGTAAGAGTGTGGAGAGTTGGTTCATCGGGCAGCAAATGGCAATGCCTGCATGAACTAAATAGCAATGGCAATAAGTTTAACACGTGTGTATTCCACCCTGTCTTCCCTTCTCTGCTTATCATAGGCTGTTACCAG AATTTGGAACTTTGGGATATGGTGGAAAACAAAACAATGACCGTAATAGCTCATGAAGGACTAATCACGTCCTTGACTGCATCTACTGCCACTGGGTCGTTCGCTTCTGCCAGCCACGACAAGTGTGTCAAGATATGGGAGTGA
- the LOC141605967 gene encoding transcriptional corepressor LEUNIG-like isoform X1, which translates to MSQTNWEADKMLDVYIHDYFVKRKLHASANAFQQEGKVSTDPVAIDAPGGFLFEWWSVFWDIFIARTNDKHSDAAASYLETQVSKAREQQYLQQQKSQQLQQQQMQMMMRQNQQHPQQQQPRRDNAQLLNGNSNGVGNSDLLMRQNPGGSMNAVAAKIFEEKLKLPTQRDLSDDIKQKFMDNGGPRLDQNQASMLKSAGVGGHHPGQTLHGTVGGGISGNLQQFQNQSPQLPISGQQDMKSEVNPIINGRASGQLGPEASLMGVPGSNQGGNSLTLKGWPLTGFEQLRPGLMPQQKSMIQSPQTLHPMQQQMLFQGQHNIASPSTELEARRLKMMFSNNQNVSIGKDGQLSNLGDVPNVGSPVQVGCPVLPHGDPEMLMKQQQLANNQQQSQISQNALSSPSPLVSNQINQVDNKIGVGSMTMEASTPNSFRGNDQASKSQMGRKRKQPMSSSGPANSSGTANTTGPSPSSAPSTPSTHTPGDVMSMSNLPHSGGSSRPPLMFGSDSVGTLTSAPNQLPDVNRFDDDATLDDNVASFLSHEEGDARDAISRNMEESKVTGFTVKQKASIQASTSKVNCCHFSADGKLLATGGHDKKAVLWLTDSQKHKSILEEHTHMITDVRFSPSMSRLATSSFDKTVRVWDSDNQGYSLRNFTGHSTSVMSLDFHPTEEDLICSNDSNGEIRIWSITKGSCPRVLEGATVMVRFQPVFAKCLAAASDSHVKIIDTQSFRCIEQLQGHAKKLHSICWHPSGERLACLSEDMVRVWRVGSSGSKWQCLHELNSNGNKFNTCVFHPVFPSLLIIGCYQNLELWDMVENKTMTVIAHEGLITSLTASTATGSFASASHDKCVKIWE; encoded by the exons ATGTCACAGACTAATTGGGAAGCTGATAAAAT GTTAGATGTTTATATACATGATTATTTTGTGAAGAGGAAATTACATGCTTCTGCTAATGCTTTTCAGCAAGAAGGAAAAGTGTCTACTGATCCTGTTG CAATTGATGCTCCAGGGGGATTCCTTTTCGAGTGGTGGTCGGTGTTTTGGGACATTTTCATTGCAAGGACTAATGATAAGCACTCAGATGCAGCGGCGTCTTACCTTGAG ACTCAAGTATCCAAAGCTAGGGAGCAGCAATACTTACAGCAACAAAAATCCCAGCAACTCCAACAACAACAGATGCAAATGATGATGAGACAGAATCAACAGCATCCACAACAACAACAGCCCCGGAGAGACAATGCCCAGCTTTTAAATGGTAATTCCAATGGAGTTGGAAATTCTGATCTTCTTATGAGACAGAATCCTGGTGGATCTATGAATGCTGTGGCCGCAAAGATATTTGAAGAGAAATTAAAGCTTCCGACCCAGAGAGATCTTTCTGATGACATTAAG CAAAAGTTTATGGACAACGGGGGCCCACGTTTGGATCAAAACCAAGCATCAATGTTGAAATCAGCTGGAGTTGGTGGCCATCATCCAGG ACAAACTTTGCATGGGACTGTTGGAGGAGGCATCTCAGGAAATCTTCAGCAATTTCAGAATCAGAGTCCACAACTTCCAATTTCTGGACAA CAGGATATGAAATCTGAAGTGAACCCAATTATAAATGGAAGAGCTAGTGGTCAACTTGGTCCAGAAGCGTCTTTGATGGGCGTTCCAG GGTCAAATCAAGGTGGAAACAGCCTGACACTGAAAGGATGGCCATTGACT GGATTTGAACAACTTCGACCTGGGCTTATGCCGCAGCAAAAGTCTATGATTCAGTCGCCCCAGACTTTGCACCCAATGCAACAACAAATGTTGTTTCAAGGACAACATAACATAGCATCTCCTTCCACGGAGCTCGAGGCTAGAAGGCTGAAAATGATGTTTAGTAATAACCAAAATGTAAGTATTGGGAAAGATGGGCAACTAAGTAATCTTGGCGACGTTCCAAATGTTGGTTCTCCTGTGCAAGTTGGTTGTCCAGTTTTGCCTCATGGGGACCCTGAAATGCTTATGAAG CAGCAACAACTAgcaaacaaccaacaacaatcacAAATATCTCAAAACGCGTTGTCAAGCCCGTCGCCACTGGTTTCTAATCAGATCAATCAGGTTGATAATAAAATAGGGGTTGGAAGTATGACTATGGAGGCTAGTACTCCTAATTCATTTCGCGGAAATGATCAG GCTTCAAAAAGTCAGATGGGGAGGAAGAGGAAGCAACCAATGTCATCCTCGGGCCCTGCTAATAGCTCGGGTACGGCAAATACTACAGGCCCTTCACCCAGTTCAGCACCTTCAACGCCATCGACGCACACACCGGGCGATGTTATGTCTATGTCAAATTTACCACATAGTGGTGGTTCTTCGAGGCCCCCACTTATGTTTGGCTCTGATAGTGTAGGCACGCTTACATCAGCTCCGAATCAACTA CCTGATGTGAACCGATTTGATGATGATGCAACTTTGGATGATAATGTTGCATCATTCTTGTCTCACGAAGAGGGGGATGCAAGGGATGCTATTAGTCGGAATATGGAAGAAAGCAAAG TCACAGGTTTTACAGTCAAGCAGAAAGCGAGTATTCAGGCAAGCACTAGTAAAGTCAACTGTTGTCATTTCTCTGCAGACGGAAAACTGCTGGCCACCGGTGGCCATGATAAGAAG GCTGTGCTGTGGCTCACTGATAGTCAAAAGCATAAATCCATTCTTGAGGAACATACTCATATGATAACAGATGTTCGGTTTAGTCCAAGCATGTCACGGTTGGCAACATCATCGTTCGACAAAACTGTTCGGGTTTGGGATTCTGATAAT CAGGGCTATTCCCTTCGAAATTTCACAGGCCACTCTACATCTGTCATGTCATTAGATTTCCATCCAACAGAGGAGGATCTTATCTGCTCTAATGATTCAAATGGCGAGATACGGATCTGGAGTATTACAAAGGGCAGTTGTCCTAGGGTTTTAGAG GGGGCTACAGTAATGGTCAGATTTCAGCCTGTTTTTGCAAAATGTCTTGCGGCTGCTTCAGATTCACATGTTAAAATAATTGATACACAGAGCTTCCGATGCATTGAGCAGTTACAG GGCCATGCAAAAAAATTGCATTCCATCTGTTGGCATCCTTCTGGCGAACGTCTGGCATGCTTGAGCGAGGACATGGTAAGAGTGTGGAGAGTTGGTTCATCGGGCAGCAAATGGCAATGCCTGCATGAACTAAATAGCAATGGCAATAAGTTTAACACGTGTGTATTCCACCCTGTCTTCCCTTCTCTGCTTATCATAGGCTGTTACCAG AATTTGGAACTTTGGGATATGGTGGAAAACAAAACAATGACCGTAATAGCTCATGAAGGACTAATCACGTCCTTGACTGCATCTACTGCCACTGGGTCGTTCGCTTCTGCCAGCCACGACAAGTGTGTCAAGATATGGGAGTGA